The following are from one region of the Achromobacter xylosoxidans genome:
- a CDS encoding PLP-dependent aminotransferase family protein, whose product MKRYERLTEEITASIRSGLLQAGDRLPSVRQTSASRGVSPSTVFKAYYLLEARGLIRARDRSGYYVLRAPHATLPELDGLSSASAGRHPVDVSDNVLQVLNATLRRDMLPFGSAFPNPSLLPYGRLAKFMAATVQRLDPWGSIDDLSPGDAALRRAIALRYLADGMSVPVDDIIITNGALDALNLSLAAVTEPGDAVIVESPTFYAALQSLERNHLHAIEVATHPREGIDLQALEQAILRHRPKACWLMTTFQNPLGSLMPDDKKEALVRLLASHDVALIEDDVYGELYFGEQRPRPAKAYDRDGIVMHCSSFSKTLAPGYRVGWVAAGRYTRRIMRNKLTTSLATAAPTQAAIAAYLEKGGFDRHLRQFRQALAQQQGELLQAIARYFPKGTRATRPLGGYFVWVELPAHIDTLKVHRAALGHGISIAPGPLFSASGGFGNFLRLNGGHPWNPEMEQGMATLGKLLAG is encoded by the coding sequence ATGAAGCGCTATGAACGGCTGACAGAAGAAATCACCGCCTCGATCCGATCGGGCCTGCTGCAGGCGGGCGACCGCCTGCCCTCGGTACGGCAGACCAGCGCCAGCCGCGGGGTCAGCCCGTCGACGGTGTTCAAGGCCTATTACCTGCTGGAAGCGCGCGGCCTGATCCGCGCGCGCGACCGCTCCGGCTACTACGTGCTGCGCGCGCCGCACGCCACGCTGCCGGAGCTGGACGGCCTGTCCAGCGCCAGCGCAGGACGCCATCCAGTGGACGTCAGCGACAACGTGCTGCAGGTGCTTAACGCCACCCTGCGCCGCGACATGCTGCCCTTCGGCTCGGCCTTTCCCAACCCCTCGCTACTGCCCTACGGACGCCTGGCGAAGTTCATGGCAGCCACGGTGCAGCGCCTGGATCCCTGGGGCTCGATCGACGACCTCAGTCCGGGCGATGCCGCCCTGCGCCGCGCCATCGCCCTGCGCTACCTGGCCGATGGCATGTCGGTGCCGGTGGACGACATCATCATCACCAACGGCGCGCTGGACGCGCTGAACCTGAGCCTGGCGGCAGTCACCGAGCCCGGCGACGCGGTCATCGTGGAATCTCCCACCTTCTACGCCGCGCTGCAATCGCTGGAACGCAATCACCTGCACGCCATCGAAGTGGCCACGCATCCGCGCGAAGGCATAGACCTGCAGGCGCTGGAGCAGGCCATCCTGCGCCACCGCCCCAAAGCCTGCTGGCTCATGACCACGTTCCAGAACCCGCTGGGCAGCCTCATGCCCGACGACAAGAAGGAAGCGCTGGTGCGGCTGCTGGCCAGCCACGACGTGGCGCTGATCGAAGACGATGTCTACGGCGAGCTGTATTTCGGCGAACAACGCCCGCGGCCGGCCAAGGCCTACGACCGCGACGGCATCGTCATGCACTGCTCTTCGTTCTCCAAGACCCTGGCGCCGGGCTACCGGGTGGGCTGGGTGGCCGCCGGCCGCTACACGCGCCGCATCATGCGCAACAAGCTCACCACCAGCCTGGCGACCGCCGCGCCGACCCAGGCGGCCATCGCCGCCTATCTGGAAAAAGGCGGCTTCGATCGCCACCTGCGGCAATTCCGCCAGGCGCTGGCCCAGCAGCAAGGAGAACTGCTGCAAGCCATCGCCCGCTACTTCCCCAAGGGCACGCGCGCCACGCGGCCGCTGGGCGGCTACTTTGTGTGGGTGGAGCTGCCCGCGCACATCGACACGCTCAAGGTCCATCGCGCCGCGCTGGGACACGGCATCAGCATCGCGCCGGGCCCGCTGTTCTCGGCATCCGGCGGCTTCGGTAATTTTCTGCGTCTGAACGGCGGGCATCCCTGGAATCCGGAGATGGAGCAAGGCATGGCGACGCTGGGCAAGCTGCTGGCGGGCTAG
- a CDS encoding DUF4880 domain-containing protein — protein sequence MSGVSAPRAARDALMERAVDWIVLLTSGKATDHDRQRFERWLASHPENARAWAEVDGIMRQPLAQLRGAAEAAPGPARAARAALLQSSGLDRRRVLKLAMLFSGVSAGALMADRYIPLAGLSATYSTRTGERQTYALEDGSTLTLNARSAVDVRYDDLRRTVVLRQGGLYAEARSDSRPFVVQTRYGAVTGGQSHLAVNQFDTYAVASALENMLTLQPDHGAALTLPQTGTAAFDHNRAWQRDGAAQASWRSGILSVRDARLAEVIEQLRAYQPGVIRLSPQAAELRVFGVFPLDAPRQTLLALSETLPIQVRRYGPWLTLVDAA from the coding sequence ATGAGCGGTGTCTCCGCGCCCCGCGCCGCCCGCGACGCGCTGATGGAACGCGCCGTTGACTGGATCGTGCTGCTGACATCCGGCAAGGCCACGGACCACGACCGCCAGCGCTTCGAGCGCTGGCTCGCCAGCCATCCGGAAAACGCGCGCGCCTGGGCCGAGGTGGACGGCATCATGCGCCAGCCCCTGGCCCAGTTGCGAGGAGCGGCAGAAGCGGCGCCCGGTCCCGCCCGCGCCGCGCGGGCCGCCCTGCTGCAAAGCAGCGGGTTGGACAGACGCCGCGTGCTGAAGCTGGCGATGCTGTTCTCCGGCGTGTCTGCCGGCGCCTTGATGGCCGACCGCTACATTCCGCTTGCCGGACTGTCCGCCACCTATTCCACCCGCACCGGCGAACGGCAGACCTACGCGCTGGAAGACGGTTCCACGCTGACGCTGAACGCGCGTTCGGCCGTCGATGTCCGCTATGACGACTTGCGACGCACCGTCGTGCTGCGCCAGGGTGGACTCTATGCCGAGGCCCGCTCCGACAGCCGGCCCTTCGTGGTCCAAACCCGGTACGGCGCCGTGACCGGCGGCCAATCGCATCTGGCTGTGAACCAGTTCGATACCTACGCCGTCGCCAGCGCCCTTGAGAACATGCTTACGCTGCAGCCCGACCATGGCGCCGCCCTGACGCTGCCGCAAACCGGCACCGCGGCCTTCGACCACAATCGCGCGTGGCAACGGGACGGCGCCGCGCAGGCCAGCTGGCGCAGCGGCATCCTCAGTGTGCGCGACGCCCGCCTGGCAGAAGTGATAGAGCAGTTGCGCGCCTATCAGCCCGGCGTGATCCGCCTGTCGCCGCAAGCCGCCGAGCTGCGCGTATTCGGCGTATTCCCGCTGGACGCCCCGCGCCAGACCCTGCTGGCCCTGAGCGAAACCCTGCCGATACAGGTCCGTCGCTACGGTCCATGGCTGACGCTGGTGGACGCCGCATAA
- a CDS encoding DUF2474 domain-containing protein: protein MNGSQPSLPTWRSRLLWLAMIWACSVAALGVAAYALRLVMRSIGMST, encoded by the coding sequence ATGAACGGCTCCCAACCCTCCCTGCCCACGTGGCGCAGCCGGCTGCTCTGGCTGGCGATGATCTGGGCATGCAGTGTCGCGGCCCTGGGCGTGGCGGCCTACGCGCTGCGCCTGGTGATGAGATCCATCGGCATGTCGACCTGA
- the cydB gene encoding cytochrome d ubiquinol oxidase subunit II, producing the protein MGIDLALVWAVIILFGVMMYVIMDGFDLGIGILFPLISDREERDVMVNTVAPVWDGNETWLVLGGAGLMAAFPLAYSVILSALHLPLVFMLLGLIFRGVAFEFRFKADEHHRPLWDRAFVLGSVCATFFQGVTLGAYIEGIPVVDRAYQGGAWDWISPFSLFTGAGLVVAYALLGCTWLIMKTEGRLHRHMCDIARPLTLLLLAVIAALSVWTPLAQPQIAQRWFSLPNMFWFLPVPLLVAVAGFDLIRRVKGMPNAGPFVLSLALLFLGYSGLGISIWPAIIPPDVSIWTASAPPQSLGFALVGALAIIPIILMYTAWSYYVFRGKVRLGEEFH; encoded by the coding sequence ATGGGCATCGACCTTGCACTGGTATGGGCCGTCATCATCCTGTTCGGCGTGATGATGTACGTGATCATGGATGGCTTCGATCTGGGCATCGGCATCCTCTTTCCGCTGATCTCCGACCGCGAGGAACGCGACGTCATGGTCAACACCGTGGCGCCCGTGTGGGACGGCAACGAGACCTGGCTGGTGCTGGGCGGCGCCGGCCTGATGGCGGCGTTCCCGCTGGCCTATTCGGTGATCCTGAGCGCGCTGCACCTGCCGCTGGTGTTCATGCTGCTGGGCCTGATCTTCCGCGGCGTGGCATTCGAATTCCGCTTCAAGGCGGACGAGCATCACCGCCCGCTGTGGGACCGCGCCTTCGTGCTCGGCTCCGTGTGCGCCACGTTCTTCCAGGGCGTGACGCTGGGCGCCTACATCGAAGGCATCCCGGTGGTGGACCGCGCTTACCAGGGCGGCGCCTGGGACTGGATCAGCCCCTTCTCGCTCTTCACCGGCGCGGGACTGGTCGTGGCCTACGCGCTGCTGGGCTGCACCTGGCTCATCATGAAGACCGAGGGCCGCCTGCACCGCCACATGTGCGACATCGCCCGTCCGCTCACGCTGCTGCTGCTGGCCGTGATCGCGGCGCTCAGCGTCTGGACGCCCTTGGCGCAACCGCAGATCGCGCAGCGCTGGTTCAGCCTGCCCAATATGTTCTGGTTCCTGCCGGTGCCGCTGCTGGTCGCCGTGGCCGGCTTCGATCTCATCCGCCGCGTCAAGGGCATGCCCAATGCCGGCCCCTTCGTGCTGTCGCTGGCGCTGCTGTTCCTGGGCTACAGCGGCCTGGGCATCAGCATCTGGCCCGCCATCATCCCGCCTGACGTATCCATCTGGACCGCGTCCGCGCCGCCACAAAGCCTGGGCTTCGCGCTGGTGGGAGCGCTGGCGATCATTCCGATTATTCTCATGTACACCGCCTGGTCGTACTACGTGTTCCGGGGCAAGGTGCGTCTCGGCGAGGAGTTCCACTGA
- a CDS encoding sigma-70 family RNA polymerase sigma factor has translation MDSLAYQNVHRLYAEHHDWLLGWLNRRVNNRADAADLTQDTFFRVLVSPNAVVPSEPRAYLLTLARRLTIDLWRTRDVEARYLQALSQEPEPVMASPETLLMLKQAVMEIDRLLDGLPVPVKHAFLLNRLDGMTHPAIAQALGLSLATVERHVKRAFLHCIASRRAADLA, from the coding sequence ATGGACTCCCTCGCGTACCAGAACGTCCACCGGCTTTACGCGGAACATCATGATTGGCTGCTAGGCTGGTTGAACCGGCGCGTCAACAACCGCGCAGACGCCGCCGACCTCACGCAAGACACATTCTTCCGCGTCCTCGTCTCGCCCAACGCCGTCGTCCCTTCCGAACCGCGCGCCTACCTGCTGACCCTGGCCCGCCGGCTCACCATCGACCTATGGCGCACGCGCGATGTCGAAGCCCGCTACCTGCAGGCGCTGTCGCAGGAGCCGGAGCCGGTCATGGCATCCCCCGAGACGCTGCTGATGCTGAAGCAGGCGGTCATGGAGATCGATCGCCTGCTGGACGGCCTTCCCGTGCCGGTCAAACATGCCTTCCTGCTGAACCGGCTGGACGGAATGACGCACCCAGCCATTGCCCAGGCCTTGGGCCTGTCGCTGGCGACGGTCGAGCGTCATGTAAAGCGCGCCTTTCTGCACTGCATCGCCTCGCGCCGCGCAGCCGATCTGGCATGA